The nucleotide window GGCGCTTAGTTTGGCTGGCGTTATTCTGCAGGGAATTTACCGCAATCCTTTGGTAGAGCCTTTTACCTTGGGGATTTCAGGCGGTGCATCTTTGGGTGTGGCTTTTACCATTGTATTTGGACTGCATATTTCGCTAGGCTCATTCATGCTACCACTATCTGGTTTTGTTGGCGCTTTTGTCATTATTTTTTTAGTGTACACACTGAGCTCCCGCAATGGGAATATCAATATCCAGAATATGCTGCTTACCGGGGTGATGGTCAGTTTTATTGCCTCTTCGGCTATGATGTTTTTAATGGCAACGACCAGCTCCGACAACTTGCATGGCATCGTTTTTTGGATTATGGGTTCGTTGGATGAACCGGACACCGGATTGATCAAACTGACTTTGTTTGCCAGCCTACTGGTATTGGTTATTTCCTACCTGTTTGTGCAACCGCTAAATGCCCTTCGTTTGGGCGAAGAAAAAGCCATGCACTTAGGATTTAATACCAATATGGTCATTCGGGTGTTGTTTATAATGGCTTCGTTGCTGGCCGGCATTTGTGTGTCGGTAGCAGGTGTCATTGGTTTTGTGGGCTTAATTATTCCACATGTATTGCGTCTGTTGTTTGGCTCCGATTACCGTTTTCTGTTGGTCGGATCGTTTCTACTTGGCGGCATCTTTCTGGTGCTGTCAGATGTCGTTGCCCGTACCATTATTTCACCCAATGAGTTGCCAATTGGTGTGATTACCGGAATTATTGGCGGCGTGGTTTTCTTATTGTTAATGAGTCAGAACCGAAAGAAAAGTTAACATGAGCGAATCCTTTTTCCATATCGATAATTTTTCATGCGGCTATCCCTCATTTAAGCTGAGTGGAATTAGCTTGAGCCTGGAGAAAGGGTCATTCAGTGGGATCATCGGGCCCAATGGATCGGGAAAAACCACCTTGTTTCGGGGAGTAACCAGTTCTATTGCAACCTTGGAAGGCTCGGTTTATCTGAAAGGGAAAAACCTCCAAAAGCTTTCGCTAAAGGAACGGGCTCAAAACATCGCTATCGTTAGCCAATTTGTTGATCTCGATCAAATGTCAGTGGAAGATTATGTGTTGATGGGGAGGATGCCGTATCAGAACCGTTTTCAGTTTTTCGAATCGAAAGAGGATTTAGAAAAGGCACACAAATATATGCAGCTTACCGATGTGTTGAAGCATAAAGACAAACTGATGACTGAATTGAGTGGTGGCGAACAACAACGTGCTGCCATTGCCCGGGCCTTAACACAGGAGCCCGAATTGCTCCTGTTGGATGAGCCAACTTCACATTTGGACATCACGCATCAGGTGCGCATTTTGGATCTGCTGCATCGGTTGAATCAGGAAATGGGACTGACCGTTTTGATGGTTATCCACGATCTGAACTTGGCTTCGGAATATTGCGATCAATTGATTCTGTTCAAAGAAGGACAACTATTTACCCAAGGCACACCGGAAGAAGTCCTGACTTTTGATACCATCGAAAAAGTGTACGACACGCCTGTTATTACTCGTACAAATCCGTATTCCAACAAACCTGTTATCTTTTTAGTGAGCGAGAAGATGATGAAAAAGTCGGAAGAATAAGTTAAATTGCGTTTACCTGGGGTCGTAAATAAAAACGAAACTGTATGCAATTAAATCTACCTCATTTTATTTTATCGTTTTTGCTTTTGATAGCTTCTTGCGGATATGCTTCAACTATTGACGAATGTATTAACGAGGAAGGCGATACAACATTAGTGAACCAGTTTTTTGGTTTGTTTGCTGCTGAAGAAGGATCAGATATTCCTGAAGCACAACGCTCAAAGCGGAAGCAAGTGGATGAGTTGTTGAAAGCACTTACAAAGCGCGATGGTCAGCTTCAGTTCAATGGAGTAGCAACCGCTAGTTTTCAGGTAGAACCGCAGTCGCATGCGAATTACCAGGCAGTGGGATCGTTTGATATTTTTGCGTTCACAAGCTTTGGACAACATACGATTTTGTTTTTCGATCTCGAAGCCATCGGTGGTGATGGGCCGGATCAATTAATTCCAAATTTGAGCGGACTAAATGCTGACGCCGGATCAACGCAGAATTCCGAGGGGATTGACCAATTGGTGGTGCTGGAAGCCTGGGCCGAGTTTCGGGCATTGAAAGACATATTTACAATCAATGTTGGAAAAATTGATGTGACGAACTACTTCGACAATAACCTACATGCTAACGACGAAACATCTCAATTCTTAAGTGGCGCATTTGTCAACAGCGCTGCTTTGCCTGCCCCAATAAATGCTCCTGGTGTTCGTTTCCGAACTTCATTTGTCAATCGGTTTTACTTGCAATTGGCTTTGAGTAGTTTGGACAACTCTGGTAATGATTTGATGCGTGATCATTTTAAGATTGCAGAGACCGGCTTCAAGCTTTTTCCACAAACAGGCTGGGAAGCCAATTTTCGGTTTTATGGTTTCGAACATCCGGCTGCAGGCCATAGCCGGGGATTTGGGCTTTCTTTTGATGAACTAATTGCCGGACGGTTTACGGTTTTTGGTCGCTATGCAAAAAACGAAAAGAGACTCTCCGAATTGTTTGGCATTGAGCAAGCCTGGAGTGCCGGAGTTGGGTTCAAACAGCTATTTCTGAATCGAGAGTTTAAAGTAGGCTTAGCTTTTGGTGAAACTAAAGCATTCGCGCAAAATGAACAGGAGAAATTAGCCGAATTGTACATCAGCAATCAGTTTAATCAATGGGTTTTTCTCTCGCCTCATTTGCAGTGGATTGATCCTATGTTTCCAGCTCAGGATGAACACATGTTGCTAGGACTGCGAATTAATTTTAGCTATTGATTTTTTGAAATTGCCTTTTCCCAACCAAAATTATTTCTACATTTGTCACGGATTTGGTTCCAACGATCGTTCCGCGATCAGGATCAAAATGGGAATTCGGTTAGAATCCGGAGCTGTACCCGCAGCTGTAAGCCTTAATAACGCTTTCTGAAACTCCAGCCACTATCTCGTTTATCGGGGTGGGAAGGCCTCAGAAAGTAAGGTGAGCCAGAAGACCTGCCAAAATCTGTTTTTTTAATCATAGCTTTCGGGATAAAAGCTTGAGGTGAATAATATTCATTCATTTATCCGTCTGTATTCTTTTCATATTCATTTATGGAATTGAAGAGTTTTTGAAAGTCTATGGTTGCATGTTTATGTTTAACCATACTTTATTTTAATGAAAACAAAAAAAATTAGAATCCCATTAAAGTGGATTGTTGTTGCGGTAATTGTCTTGTCATTTCAATTTGTACAAGCTGAAATTCTCGACACATTAAATGTTGAAGAAGTTGTTGTAAAAGCATCTCGATTGAATGCTAAGTTGAAGAATATTCCTCAGA belongs to uncultured Sunxiuqinia sp. and includes:
- a CDS encoding ABC transporter ATP-binding protein yields the protein MSESFFHIDNFSCGYPSFKLSGISLSLEKGSFSGIIGPNGSGKTTLFRGVTSSIATLEGSVYLKGKNLQKLSLKERAQNIAIVSQFVDLDQMSVEDYVLMGRMPYQNRFQFFESKEDLEKAHKYMQLTDVLKHKDKLMTELSGGEQQRAAIARALTQEPELLLLDEPTSHLDITHQVRILDLLHRLNQEMGLTVLMVIHDLNLASEYCDQLILFKEGQLFTQGTPEEVLTFDTIEKVYDTPVITRTNPYSNKPVIFLVSEKMMKKSEE
- a CDS encoding iron ABC transporter permease codes for the protein MVAMLVMLLFSAGIGLSVGELKLSLMDVFHLLSKGSDGSMEYMLISKIRLPRVILGLAVGGALSLAGVILQGIYRNPLVEPFTLGISGGASLGVAFTIVFGLHISLGSFMLPLSGFVGAFVIIFLVYTLSSRNGNINIQNMLLTGVMVSFIASSAMMFLMATTSSDNLHGIVFWIMGSLDEPDTGLIKLTLFASLLVLVISYLFVQPLNALRLGEEKAMHLGFNTNMVIRVLFIMASLLAGICVSVAGVIGFVGLIIPHVLRLLFGSDYRFLLVGSFLLGGIFLVLSDVVARTIISPNELPIGVITGIIGGVVFLLLMSQNRKKS